DNA sequence from the Chloroflexota bacterium genome:
TCCAGCGTCCATATCGCTCCGGTTCTAAAGTGTTCAGATCCACTCCGGCCAATTCTAATACTTTCTGTACGTATTGAGAATATCCATACCCCAGAAACTGTATAGTATGTCCTGGACACCGTGCAGCCCCCGTTTGACTTTTCTGGCGTTTGTGCTATACTGGCATTGACATTAACAAACGAAAAGCCCTGGCGCTTGAGTTAGAAGCCCAGGGCGTGGCGTCGGTGGGATGGACACCGAACGCAAGGGGAATTGTAGCAGAAGCCCTGTTTGGTGTCAAACCGACGGGGCTTTTTGGTTTGCTAAAATAGAGCAATGGCCTTGGCAATAAACAATCGGTCAAGTTAACAACATAGGCTACAACTGGTAGTGGTTATTGGGGCTATCGGCACTACGTATTGTATGGGATGTCTCAGCGGCAGAGCAGGGGACTCATAAGCCCTGGGTCACTAGTTCAAATCTAGTCGCCGCCATTGCTTGTGTTTCTGACAAAGCGCCTACTACCTGTAGTGGTAGAAAGGCGCTTTTCTTTCACCACAAGACTATTGGTCAATTTGGAATTTTGCAAAATTAGGAGTAAATTACTCCTGATTAGAGTCTGCTTTTTGAGAGGAATCAGGGTTTATCAAAAGTGGCCTGGGAAAGAACAACAAGATCTTTTCCCGTGTGGCCGCTTATAGCCAACACGGCAGAAACGATGGAGAGAAGTACTAATGTTTAACAAAGTAATCTATTTCGATAACGCCGCCGCGACCCGGTTGGATGAGCGAGTTCTGGAAGCAATGAAACCGTACTTCTTTGACCTCTACGCTGTAGCCACCTCGCAGTTCGGCTACTCCCTGGGTGTGGATGCACGGGACGCATTAGACAACGCGCGGGCGCAGATTGCTGCGGTCCTTGGAGCGAGTCCGGAGGAGTTCATCTTTACCTCTGGCAGTACAGAGTCCAGCAACCTGGCTATCAAGGGAGTGGCCTCGGCGCTGGCGGAGAAAAAGGGCCGCCACATTGTGACCAGCCCGATCGAGGATTTCCCGGTGCTCCACAGCGCCCGGGCACTGGAGCGGCAGGGTTTTCGGGTGACCTACGTGCGAGTGGACGAGACCGGACGGGTGGACCTCAATCACCTGCGAGAATCTATCACGCCCGAGACCATATTGGTCTCCATTCAGGCAGCCAACCAAGAGATCGGCACTTTGCAGGACCTGAAGGCCATCGGTGAGATTTGCCGGGAGAAGGGGACGCTCTTCCACACCGATGCCACTCACACTTTTCCGCGCCTACCCCTGGACGTGCGGGAGATACCGGTAGATCTGGTCACCGTCTCGGCCCATACTATCCACGGGCCGAAAGGGATTGGCGGGCTGTATGTGCGCAAAGGGACCCCCATTCGCAAGTGGATGGATGGTGGCTTCCAAGAATTCGACCTGCGGGCTGGGGCGGAGGACATCCCCAGTGCAGTGGGCTTCGCCAAGGCTGTGGAACTGGTCACGCCAGAGGAAACAGCCCGTCTGCAGAGAATGCGCGATCGGCTGATCGAGCGGCTGTTGGCGATCCCACACACCCGCCTCAATGGCCATCCAGTCCACCGTCTGCCGCACAACGCCAACGTCTCCTTCCGCTTCGTCGAGGGTGAATCGCTGCTGCTCCACCTGGATATGCGCGGCTTCGCTGTCAGCACTGGTTCCGCTTGTTTCAGTCGCTCCCTAGAAGCCAGCCACGTCATTCTAGGCATCGGTGGCGACCATGAACGCGCTCACGGCTCCGTCCGCTTCACCTTCGGCCGCTACAACCAAGAGGAGGAGGTAGATGCTGTGGCGGAAGCAGTCGCCGAGATCGTGGCAGAACTGCGAAGGATTAGCCCGCTGGGGAAAGAATAACGATTTGAGAACAGCAAGAAAACGACGCAACGAACAAGGAGGTTAAGATGCCGTTACCCTATAGTGAAGTTGTGATGGAACATTTCCGCCACCCGCGCAATGTGGGGCGGATCGAGGATGCCGATGCCAAGTCGGTCGAAGGAAGCCCGGCCTGCGGGGACATGGTGGCTGTCTATCTGAAGGTGGACCCCGAGACCAAGCGCATCACGGATATCAAGTTCGAGTCCTATGGATGTGCCTCTAATATCGCTACTGGCTCCATCATCACCGAGTTAGCCAAGGGAAAGACGCTGGAAGAGGCCAAAGCGATCACGTGGCAACAGGCCTCAGAAGCGTTAGGCGGGTTACCGCCGATCAAGACGCACTGCTCTGTGCTAGCGGTGGATGGGCTACGGGCAGCAATCCAGAACTACGAGGAGCGTCATGGCTTGGTCAAGGAGCGTATGCCCACAACGGTCGAGGAAGTGCGCAGACGCTTGAAGCACGTGATGAACCCGATGTCCGGGCTAGATCTGGTGCGCACCAAATTGGTCCAAGATATTAAGGTCAGCGAGGGAACGGTGCGCGTAGTAATTGACCTGCCCGCCGATCACCAATTTGCCGCCACAATCCGTGAAGATATTACAGAAAAGGTGGGGCACCTGTGGGATGTGAAGCAAGTCGTGGTAGAGTTTACAGAGTAGAGGTGGAACTATGGCCAAGATCGAAGTGAATACTAAAGAGCCGACCTGCCCCATAGCGAACATCATCGTGGACTGTCGGGGGCAGACGTGCCCCGTGCCCTTAGTGGAAATGCGCAAGGCGGTACGCCGCGCCTCTCCGGGCGACGTCATCGAGGTGGTTGGCACTCACCCGGCTTCGAAAAAAGAGATCCCGATGGCTGTCGCAGCGTTGGGGCTGGAATTGCTAAGCGTGGAGGGGACGGACACCGATTGGAAAATTCGCATTCGGCGCTGAAGAGGTAATGATCGATCCCGCTCATCTTGTTGTCCTACGTAAGATATACATCCGTTTGCGTAATAGCAATGTGAATTGGGCACTTACCGGTAGTTTTAGTCTGGCTTTGCAGGGCGTGCCCGTTCAAGTCCATGACATTGATTTACAAACGGATGAGGCAGGAGCCTATGAGATCGAGCGCCGCTTTGCCGAATTCGTGATCCAGAAGGTGCATTTGTCTCCTGCGGAGAGAATCTGCTCACATTTCGGTGCCCTGATGATGGATGGGATCAAAGTAGAGGTGATGGGTGATGTTCGGAAACGGCGCGAGGATGGAACTTGGGAGGAGGCTGAGGATTTGGAGCGCCTCAAACGGGTGGTAGAGGTCGAGGGAATGCAAATACCAGTTCTGTCTTTGGACTACGAGTACCAAGCGTACCTGGCGCTGGGCCGGATTGAAAAGGCAGAGATGCTGCGAAAGTGGTTATATGAAGACGTGAACCGCCAGACATGACACGGGAATATAACCTGCGAAGCATCGGGCAATGTGGACCACCCCAACTCTCGGTGATATGCTGACTAGCGATGGCGAGACGGTTTAGGGAGGAATCAATGACCAGAGTCCATATTATTGCTACCGGTGGCACCATTGCTATGGCCTACGATGAGAACACCAGTCGATTCATGCCGGCGCTCAGCGGCGCGGATTTCCTGCAACGACTGCTCAGCGAGGCAGGCCCCGGCCTGCCCC
Encoded proteins:
- a CDS encoding cysteine desulfurase translates to MFNKVIYFDNAAATRLDERVLEAMKPYFFDLYAVATSQFGYSLGVDARDALDNARAQIAAVLGASPEEFIFTSGSTESSNLAIKGVASALAEKKGRHIVTSPIEDFPVLHSARALERQGFRVTYVRVDETGRVDLNHLRESITPETILVSIQAANQEIGTLQDLKAIGEICREKGTLFHTDATHTFPRLPLDVREIPVDLVTVSAHTIHGPKGIGGLYVRKGTPIRKWMDGGFQEFDLRAGAEDIPSAVGFAKAVELVTPEETARLQRMRDRLIERLLAIPHTRLNGHPVHRLPHNANVSFRFVEGESLLLHLDMRGFAVSTGSACFSRSLEASHVILGIGGDHERAHGSVRFTFGRYNQEEEVDAVAEAVAEIVAELRRISPLGKE
- a CDS encoding sulfurtransferase TusA family protein, whose protein sequence is MANIIVDCRGQTCPVPLVEMRKAVRRASPGDVIEVVGTHPASKKEIPMAVAALGLELLSVEGTDTDWKIRIRR
- a CDS encoding iron-sulfur cluster assembly scaffold protein, encoding MPLPYSEVVMEHFRHPRNVGRIEDADAKSVEGSPACGDMVAVYLKVDPETKRITDIKFESYGCASNIATGSIITELAKGKTLEEAKAITWQQASEALGGLPPIKTHCSVLAVDGLRAAIQNYEERHGLVKERMPTTVEEVRRRLKHVMNPMSGLDLVRTKLVQDIKVSEGTVRVVIDLPADHQFAATIREDITEKVGHLWDVKQVVVEFTE